One Archangium lipolyticum genomic region harbors:
- a CDS encoding glycosyl hydrolase family 18 protein yields the protein MRRNKWVVGMVVSALSLGACGQETGSPEAEGPGSVMKAPLAAAWAPNTAYATGAQVTYGGRLYQCLQAHTSLTGWEPPNVPALWKDLGTSSGGDTTAPTVNASANSTSFTAAGTLTLTASATDNVGVTKVEIFENNTLVITGSSYSRSFSGPAQNGTYTYTVRAHDAAGNVGTKTVTVTVNIVSSGGDTIAPTVNASANSTSFTAAGTFSLTASATDNVGVTKVEILENNTLVASGPSYSRSFSSSAQNGTYTYTVRAFDAAGNVGTKTVTVTVNIGGTGGGGKHRIAYFTAWGIYGRNYQVSNIPAAKLTHINYAFSNVSPDGKCILGDPFADIDKAGGWAGEWDAGQLRGNFRALKELKKTHPHLKLLISVGGWSWSKYFSQVAATAASRQAFAKSCVDLYIKGQYPGVDPVNGAGVFDGIDIDWEYPTGGGLPDNISSPADKQNYTLLMQEFRNQLNAVTASTGKPYLLTIASLASPDGLVNKQETKNLSNILDWINVMTYDYHGAFESTTNFQSALYAVPGDPAASTGFWSDATVSKMLELGVPANKIVLGVPFYGRGWGNVPNINNGLFQSGVPTKGTWDDGQSGLTGVFDYKDLKNNYERAGSGYTKYFHPQAQEAYVYNPSTKIWIAYDDVQSMNAKANYILSKGLGGAMAWELSSDDGSLVDALYQKLK from the coding sequence ATGCGTCGCAACAAGTGGGTCGTCGGCATGGTCGTGTCCGCCCTGTCGCTCGGGGCTTGTGGGCAGGAGACCGGTTCGCCAGAGGCGGAGGGTCCTGGAAGTGTGATGAAGGCGCCCCTCGCCGCCGCCTGGGCGCCGAACACCGCCTATGCCACCGGAGCCCAGGTCACTTACGGAGGCCGGCTCTATCAGTGTCTCCAGGCCCACACCTCCCTGACGGGCTGGGAGCCCCCGAACGTCCCCGCCCTGTGGAAGGACCTGGGCACGTCGTCGGGTGGTGACACCACCGCGCCCACCGTGAACGCGAGCGCCAACTCCACCAGCTTCACCGCCGCCGGCACGCTCACCCTCACCGCCAGCGCCACCGACAACGTCGGTGTGACCAAGGTGGAGATCTTCGAGAACAACACCCTGGTGATCACCGGCTCCAGCTACAGCCGGAGCTTCAGCGGCCCGGCCCAGAACGGTACGTATACCTATACCGTGAGGGCTCATGACGCCGCGGGCAACGTGGGCACCAAGACGGTGACCGTCACGGTGAACATCGTCAGCTCGGGCGGCGACACCATCGCGCCCACCGTGAACGCGAGCGCCAACTCCACCAGCTTCACCGCCGCCGGCACGTTCAGCCTCACCGCCAGCGCCACCGACAACGTCGGCGTGACCAAGGTGGAGATCCTCGAGAACAACACCCTGGTGGCCTCGGGCCCCAGCTACAGCCGGAGCTTCAGCAGCTCGGCCCAGAACGGCACGTACACCTATACGGTGAGGGCCTTCGACGCCGCGGGCAACGTGGGCACCAAGACGGTGACCGTCACGGTGAACATCGGTGGCACGGGCGGTGGCGGCAAGCACCGCATCGCCTACTTCACCGCCTGGGGCATCTACGGCCGCAACTACCAGGTCTCCAACATCCCGGCCGCCAAGCTCACGCACATCAACTACGCCTTCTCCAACGTCTCGCCGGATGGCAAGTGCATCCTCGGCGACCCCTTCGCCGACATCGACAAGGCCGGTGGTTGGGCGGGCGAGTGGGACGCGGGTCAGCTGCGCGGCAACTTCCGCGCCCTCAAGGAGCTCAAGAAGACCCACCCGCACCTCAAGCTGCTCATCTCCGTGGGTGGCTGGAGCTGGTCCAAGTACTTCTCGCAGGTGGCCGCCACCGCGGCTTCCCGTCAGGCCTTCGCGAAGTCCTGCGTGGACCTGTACATCAAGGGTCAGTACCCCGGTGTGGATCCGGTCAACGGCGCTGGCGTCTTCGACGGCATCGACATCGACTGGGAGTACCCCACGGGCGGCGGCCTGCCCGACAACATCAGCAGCCCCGCGGACAAGCAGAACTACACGCTGCTGATGCAGGAGTTCCGCAACCAGCTCAACGCCGTCACCGCGAGCACCGGCAAGCCGTACCTGCTCACCATCGCGTCCCTGGCCTCTCCTGACGGCCTGGTGAACAAGCAGGAGACGAAGAACCTGTCGAACATCCTCGACTGGATCAACGTCATGACCTACGACTACCACGGCGCCTTCGAGAGCACGACGAACTTCCAGTCGGCGCTCTACGCCGTCCCCGGCGACCCGGCCGCGAGCACCGGCTTCTGGAGCGACGCGACCGTGTCCAAGATGCTCGAGCTGGGCGTGCCGGCGAACAAGATCGTCCTGGGCGTGCCCTTCTACGGCCGCGGCTGGGGCAACGTGCCGAACATCAACAACGGTCTCTTCCAGAGCGGCGTGCCCACCAAGGGCACCTGGGATGACGGCCAGTCCGGTCTGACGGGCGTGTTCGACTACAAGGATCTCAAGAACAACTACGAGCGCGCCGGCTCCGGGTACACCAAGTACTTCCACCCGCAGGCGCAGGAGGCCTACGTCTACAACCCCTCGACGAAGATCTGGATCGCCTACGACGATGTGCAGTCCATGAACGCCAAGGCGAACTACATCCTGAGCAAGGGCCTGGGTGGTGCGATGGCCTGGGAGCTGAGCTCGGATGATGGCTCGCTGGTGGACGCGCTGTACCAGAAGCTGAAGTAG
- a CDS encoding family 20 glycosylhydrolase, which produces MKRFLISLPVMAVLASGCQDPDKNPPSNGGSTPELPAELTVQWQPIDNSVGSWKFFRSEFTLENKGPRELGNKGWKLYFSIIRRALNEGEGDETGIQNLTAQGLKLSKGDAAGSGDYYVLEPLPDFKPLAVGDKRVISVLFQDWAILKTDAPAGFHITFEGEGFDPKVAFAVQSTVKIDPNDPKQTTRWEGDVMPVQNPALRYDENPSQQDLDLAGRLLPTPRTVEAGAGQVTLRGGTVIGYPSALKNEAAYLSSALGDVLAGTVSTQVASGNEQISLSIDANLDIDGDGARDAEGYVLDVKDGKVAIKGADAAGVFYGIQTLRQLVPVEAYTAAAQIAQRRPELTLPEVHISDKPGFVYRGMALDVARHFQTKETVKKLLDVLAHYKINKFHFRLTDDEGWRLEIPGIPELTSYGARRGFDPAESEMLHAGLGSSNDLGGDDFVSLKPGSQKLANGNETWPVFQGFETATLNFVGKGSGFYTTKDFEEILAYATERHIDVIPEVDVPGHARAAVMAMEYRYRKYKDSDPTKATEYRLRDPQDTSKHKSVQEYTDNFLNPCMDSTYAFLTKVANELKARYDAVPGARLMAIHGGGDELPNPASNVWWTDSPLCKSNAETKNLTDTQLFNHFFTKWSQIIQKTGTKMTGWDDIIHYGLQLDGFIPMPWSNVWGWGREDDAYKYANQGYQVILSHSTNLYMDLAYNKDPDEPGYYWANFVDEKKTFEYRPFDIYANATHDRMGNPLAPSAMEGKVRLTEVGRKNILGMHGLLFGENLKSEGVLEYLAFPKMLGVAERAWNPELPPVSEMPALWGRFTNSLGQYVLPRLGAYRAVDLRDEIPNGVGVNYRIPLPGARIIDGKLNANVRYPGFAVEYSTNGGSSWKVYSAPVPVSGKVLLRTRASDGRYSRVAELN; this is translated from the coding sequence ATGAAACGATTCCTCATCTCCCTTCCCGTCATGGCCGTCCTCGCCTCTGGCTGTCAGGATCCGGACAAGAATCCCCCCTCGAACGGTGGCTCCACCCCGGAGCTCCCCGCCGAGCTCACGGTCCAGTGGCAGCCCATCGACAACTCGGTGGGCAGCTGGAAGTTCTTCCGCTCCGAGTTCACCCTCGAGAACAAGGGTCCTCGCGAGCTCGGGAACAAGGGGTGGAAGCTCTATTTCAGCATCATCCGGCGCGCGCTGAACGAGGGTGAAGGCGACGAGACCGGCATCCAGAACCTCACGGCGCAGGGCCTCAAGCTCTCGAAGGGCGACGCGGCCGGCAGTGGCGACTATTACGTCCTCGAGCCCCTGCCCGACTTCAAGCCGCTCGCGGTGGGCGACAAGCGCGTCATCAGCGTGCTGTTCCAGGACTGGGCCATCCTGAAGACGGACGCGCCGGCCGGCTTCCACATCACGTTCGAGGGAGAGGGGTTCGACCCCAAGGTCGCCTTCGCCGTGCAGTCGACCGTCAAGATCGACCCGAACGACCCGAAGCAGACCACCCGCTGGGAAGGCGACGTGATGCCGGTCCAGAACCCGGCGCTGCGCTATGACGAGAACCCGTCCCAGCAGGACCTGGACCTCGCGGGACGGCTCCTGCCCACCCCGCGCACGGTCGAGGCCGGTGCCGGACAGGTGACGCTGCGCGGCGGCACCGTCATCGGCTATCCGTCGGCCCTGAAGAACGAGGCCGCCTACCTGTCGTCCGCGCTGGGCGACGTGCTCGCCGGCACGGTCTCGACGCAGGTGGCGAGCGGGAACGAGCAGATCTCCCTGAGCATCGACGCCAACCTCGACATCGACGGGGATGGGGCTCGAGACGCGGAGGGCTACGTCCTCGACGTGAAGGATGGCAAGGTGGCCATCAAGGGCGCGGACGCCGCGGGCGTGTTCTACGGCATCCAGACGCTCCGCCAACTCGTGCCGGTGGAGGCGTACACCGCCGCGGCGCAGATCGCCCAGCGCCGCCCGGAGCTGACGCTGCCGGAGGTGCACATCTCCGACAAGCCGGGCTTCGTCTACCGCGGCATGGCGCTGGACGTGGCGCGCCACTTCCAGACCAAGGAGACGGTCAAGAAGCTGCTCGACGTGCTCGCGCACTACAAGATCAACAAGTTCCACTTCCGCCTGACCGATGACGAGGGCTGGCGCCTGGAGATCCCCGGCATCCCGGAGCTGACGAGCTACGGCGCGCGCCGCGGGTTCGACCCGGCCGAGTCCGAGATGCTCCACGCGGGCCTGGGCTCCAGCAACGACCTGGGGGGCGACGACTTCGTCAGCCTCAAGCCGGGCTCACAGAAGCTGGCCAATGGCAATGAGACCTGGCCGGTCTTCCAGGGCTTCGAGACGGCGACGCTCAACTTCGTGGGCAAGGGCAGCGGCTTCTACACGACGAAGGATTTCGAGGAGATCCTCGCCTACGCCACGGAGCGTCACATCGACGTCATCCCGGAGGTCGACGTGCCGGGCCACGCGCGCGCCGCCGTGATGGCCATGGAGTACCGCTACCGCAAGTACAAGGATTCGGACCCCACGAAGGCCACCGAGTACCGCCTGCGTGACCCCCAGGACACGTCCAAGCACAAGAGTGTGCAGGAATACACGGACAACTTCCTGAACCCTTGCATGGATAGCACGTATGCCTTCCTCACCAAGGTGGCCAATGAGCTCAAGGCCCGCTACGACGCGGTGCCCGGCGCCCGGCTGATGGCCATCCACGGCGGTGGTGACGAGCTCCCGAACCCGGCCTCGAACGTCTGGTGGACGGACTCTCCCCTGTGCAAGAGCAACGCCGAGACGAAGAACCTGACGGACACCCAGCTGTTCAACCACTTCTTCACGAAGTGGAGCCAGATCATCCAAAAGACTGGCACGAAGATGACGGGCTGGGATGACATCATCCACTACGGCCTGCAGCTGGATGGCTTCATTCCCATGCCGTGGAGCAACGTGTGGGGCTGGGGCCGCGAGGACGATGCCTACAAGTACGCCAACCAGGGCTACCAGGTCATCCTCTCCCACTCGACGAACCTCTACATGGACCTGGCGTACAACAAGGATCCGGACGAGCCGGGCTACTACTGGGCCAACTTCGTCGACGAGAAGAAGACCTTCGAGTACCGGCCGTTCGACATCTATGCCAACGCGACCCACGACCGGATGGGCAACCCCCTGGCCCCCTCCGCCATGGAGGGCAAGGTGCGGCTCACCGAGGTGGGCCGCAAGAACATCCTCGGCATGCACGGTCTGCTCTTCGGTGAGAACCTGAAGTCGGAGGGCGTGCTCGAGTACCTCGCCTTCCCGAAGATGCTCGGCGTCGCGGAGCGCGCCTGGAACCCGGAGCTGCCGCCGGTGAGCGAGATGCCCGCGCTCTGGGGCCGCTTCACCAACAGCCTGGGCCAGTACGTGCTGCCGCGTCTGGGTGCCTACCGCGCCGTGGATCTGCGTGACGAAATCCCCAATGGCGTGGGCGTGAACTACCGCATCCCCCTGCCCGGCGCGCGAATCATTGACGGAAAGCTCAACGCGAACGTGCGCTACCCCGGCTTCGCCGTCGAGTACTCCACCAACGGTGGCTCCAGCTGGAAGGTGTACTCGGCGCCCGTGCCCGTCTCGGGCAAGGTCCTGCTCAGGACCCGAGCGAGCGATGGCCGTTACAGCCGCGTTGCCGAGCTCAACTGA
- a CDS encoding carbohydrate porin, which yields MKSHRFASFSRPSCSMRSLTAALTLLSAGTASADSLSDRLSFSMYGRVGVAWAPTSGDYIQGRSLNLTGNSLGGRLEEGDYLEPTLRIHLLKPTAEELAVDKDAPYANAVITPAMWANNGLFIALTSNRGAQTLTFELGEAYLEAGNILAPGLKFWAGARYYRGTNVYLADTFYFNNLSSQGVGVQYGGLDVAVLLQTSINGSQYNFDSNGDGVLDIRRQRSLLVGQYKQQFGSGHYAQVLGELHALPETKARLPSDTTVLPSDLGWVAGIKGYLNLGNDSFNELSVRYGSRIANGGSAGSQSWVTFGAPAANGKYGNARSLEVVEHILYNVNPLLSLNGYGILHLGQGASGAATDKFMDFSVGAQSTLYLHKNFHLMNEASFQGVRDGSDPLNTATKLSLVPTLVPTGQSSPFARPHLRLFYTIAFYNQQAVDKLHSPYLQTVGASSIGHFLGARVEWWI from the coding sequence ATGAAGTCTCACCGTTTCGCCTCATTCTCCCGTCCGTCCTGTTCCATGCGCTCGCTGACGGCCGCCCTGACCCTCCTGTCCGCTGGCACGGCCAGCGCGGATTCCCTGTCGGACCGGCTGAGCTTCTCGATGTACGGCCGCGTTGGCGTGGCCTGGGCTCCCACCTCCGGTGATTACATCCAGGGCAGGTCGTTGAACCTCACGGGCAACTCCCTGGGTGGCCGCCTCGAGGAGGGCGACTATCTGGAGCCCACCCTCCGGATCCACCTCCTCAAGCCCACGGCGGAGGAGCTGGCGGTAGACAAAGACGCTCCCTATGCCAACGCGGTCATCACCCCGGCGATGTGGGCCAACAACGGCCTGTTCATCGCCCTCACCAGCAACCGGGGCGCCCAGACGCTGACCTTCGAGCTGGGTGAGGCCTACCTCGAGGCGGGCAACATCCTCGCCCCGGGCCTGAAGTTCTGGGCCGGAGCCCGCTACTACCGCGGCACCAACGTGTACCTGGCGGATACCTTCTACTTCAACAACCTCTCCTCGCAGGGCGTGGGTGTCCAGTACGGCGGGCTGGACGTGGCGGTGCTGCTGCAGACGTCCATCAACGGCTCGCAGTACAACTTCGACTCCAACGGTGACGGCGTCCTGGACATCCGGCGCCAGCGCAGCCTCCTGGTCGGCCAGTACAAGCAGCAGTTCGGGTCCGGTCACTACGCCCAGGTGCTCGGCGAGCTGCACGCGCTGCCGGAGACGAAGGCGCGGCTCCCGTCGGACACCACCGTGCTGCCCTCCGACCTCGGCTGGGTGGCGGGCATCAAGGGCTACCTGAACCTCGGCAATGACAGCTTCAACGAGCTCTCGGTGCGCTACGGCAGCCGCATCGCCAACGGCGGCTCGGCTGGATCCCAGTCCTGGGTGACCTTCGGCGCCCCGGCCGCCAACGGCAAGTACGGCAACGCGCGCAGCCTCGAGGTGGTGGAGCACATCCTCTACAACGTCAATCCCCTCCTGAGCCTCAACGGGTACGGCATCCTCCACCTCGGCCAGGGCGCGAGCGGGGCGGCGACGGACAAGTTCATGGACTTCTCCGTGGGCGCTCAGAGCACCCTGTACCTGCACAAGAACTTCCACCTCATGAACGAGGCCAGCTTCCAGGGCGTGCGCGATGGCAGCGACCCGCTCAACACCGCCACCAAGCTGTCGCTCGTGCCGACCCTCGTCCCCACCGGGCAGAGCAGCCCCTTCGCCCGGCCGCACCTGCGTCTGTTCTACACCATCGCCTTCTACAACCAGCAGGCGGTGGACAAGCTCCACTCCCCCTACCTCCAGACCGTCGGTGCCAGCTCCATCGGCCACTTCCTGGGGGCTCGCGTCGAGTGGTGGATCTGA
- the nagE gene encoding N-acetylglucosamine-specific PTS transporter subunit IIBC, with the protein MVTNTNNKFAGVQQLGRALMLPIAVLPIAGLLLRLGQPDLLNIPFVAAAGDAIFSNLGLLFAVGVAVGFAKENHGAAGLAGAVGFFITIKGVDALVNVPPEVVENLTGAAKDLAVSGYKARLASKISVPVGILSGLIAGTMYNRFKDIKLPEYLAFFGGRRFVPIITGLACLVLALVFGFGFPVIEAGLDGISRSVFAAGKFGLFMYGLFNRLLIVTGLHHIINNIAWFLLGDFNGVTGDLKRFFAGDPTAGAMMAGFFPVMMFGLPAACLAMYHAAPRHNRAKVGGVLLSMALTSFLTGVTEPIEFAFMFLAPPLYLLHAVLTGVSLVIMDALNVKLGFGFSAGLFDYVLNYGKATQPILLLPVGAVYGGIYYGVFRYCIARFNLKTMGREDETAASADVAIGDGISAPALARGAAYLKALGGTANVQAVDACTTRLRLTVADNNRVDEVALKALGARGVIRPAAGSVQVIIGPLADQVAGEVREAMQSASSAAPAARDDKSLARAMLAALGGSANVREIGTCTTRLRLIVVDDKLVDEVALKGLGTRGVVKPAAGAVQVIIGPTAERVADEIRSLMAA; encoded by the coding sequence GTGGTGACAAATACCAACAATAAATTCGCGGGAGTGCAGCAACTTGGGCGCGCGCTCATGCTGCCCATCGCCGTCCTACCGATCGCGGGTCTGCTCCTCCGTCTGGGACAGCCGGATCTCCTGAATATTCCCTTCGTCGCGGCCGCTGGTGACGCCATCTTCTCCAACCTCGGACTCCTGTTCGCGGTGGGCGTGGCGGTTGGCTTCGCGAAGGAGAACCACGGTGCCGCCGGACTGGCGGGCGCCGTGGGTTTCTTCATAACGATCAAGGGTGTCGATGCGCTCGTGAATGTGCCGCCGGAGGTGGTGGAGAACCTCACCGGGGCGGCCAAGGACCTGGCCGTCTCGGGTTACAAGGCGCGCCTGGCCTCGAAGATCAGCGTCCCGGTCGGCATCCTGTCCGGCCTGATCGCCGGCACGATGTACAACCGCTTCAAGGACATCAAGCTGCCGGAATACCTGGCGTTCTTCGGTGGCCGGCGCTTCGTGCCGATCATCACCGGCCTGGCCTGTCTGGTGCTCGCGCTGGTGTTTGGCTTTGGCTTCCCCGTCATCGAGGCGGGCCTGGATGGCATCAGCCGCTCGGTGTTCGCCGCGGGCAAGTTCGGCCTGTTCATGTACGGCCTCTTCAACCGCCTGCTGATCGTCACGGGCCTCCACCACATCATCAACAACATCGCCTGGTTCCTCCTGGGCGACTTCAATGGCGTGACGGGTGACCTGAAGCGCTTCTTCGCCGGGGACCCGACGGCCGGCGCGATGATGGCGGGCTTCTTCCCGGTGATGATGTTCGGTCTGCCGGCGGCCTGCCTCGCCATGTACCACGCCGCGCCCAGGCACAACCGCGCCAAGGTGGGCGGTGTGCTGCTGTCCATGGCGCTGACGTCCTTCCTGACGGGCGTCACCGAGCCGATCGAGTTCGCCTTCATGTTCCTGGCGCCGCCGCTCTACCTGCTGCACGCGGTGCTGACCGGTGTGTCGCTCGTCATCATGGACGCGCTGAACGTGAAGCTCGGCTTCGGGTTCTCGGCCGGCCTGTTCGACTACGTGCTCAACTACGGCAAGGCGACCCAGCCCATCCTGCTGCTGCCCGTGGGCGCGGTCTACGGCGGCATCTACTACGGCGTGTTCCGCTACTGCATCGCCCGGTTCAACCTGAAGACGATGGGCCGGGAGGACGAGACGGCGGCCTCCGCCGACGTGGCCATCGGCGATGGCATCTCCGCCCCCGCGCTGGCCCGGGGTGCCGCCTACCTGAAGGCGCTCGGTGGTACCGCCAACGTCCAGGCCGTCGACGCCTGCACCACGCGGCTGCGGCTGACGGTCGCCGACAACAACCGCGTCGATGAGGTGGCGCTCAAGGCGCTCGGTGCGCGCGGCGTCATCCGCCCGGCGGCCGGCAGCGTGCAGGTCATCATCGGGCCCCTCGCCGACCAGGTGGCGGGTGAGGTCCGGGAGGCGATGCAGAGCGCCTCCTCCGCGGCCCCGGCCGCCAGGGATGACAAGTCGCTGGCGCGCGCCATGCTCGCGGCCCTCGGCGGCTCCGCCAACGTGCGAGAGATTGGGACCTGCACCACCCGCCTGCGGCTGATCGTCGTCGACGACAAGCTCGTGGATGAGGTGGCGCTCAAGGGACTCGGGACGCGCGGCGTGGTCAAGCCGGCGGCCGGAGCCGTCCAGGTCATCATCGGGCCCACCGCCGAACGGGTGGCGGACGAGATCCGCTCACTGATGGCGGCCTGA
- the ptsP gene encoding phosphoenolpyruvate--protein phosphotransferase translates to MSTLRLVSPVAGWATGLEEVPDPAFAQRMVGDGIAVDPTSPELRAPCDGVIVSVHASRHACTLRSDSGAEILLHIGVDTVDLRGEGFTVRVREGQSVRTGELLISFDMDLLARKARSLVTSMVVVNGEGYTVTDRVQDRAVAVGDPLLSIAGQAPVAQVLVSTETAEQRVRLLIPHGLHARPSAAFSRHARLHAGTVTLSGKERSANGKSVVALMGLGARHGDTLTITVRGEQAERVARELAELVISGLGDPVHPIAEQPAAAEQTRATESSTLPFAPGTEVLLKGTIAAPGIAVGHAVRVVEEQPELSESGRGVAEEQRRLGEALASVRRELEALVEKEGAGSAARTEIFRAHLSLLDDPELTDAASQQISAGRSAAWAWRAAVEQHVKVLHDLDDPLLAERVGDLRDIGRRVIARLTGKGGSRVPAELPRDAILVADELLPSDLAAVPPERLAALCTARGGPTSHVAILAAGMGIPAVVAVGDAALRVPDGAAMIVDGDRGETRVFPPNETLEATVHAIAARTARREANLAHAHEGCRTADGVRIEVFANVGRPGDAAAATAKGAEGCGLLRTEFLFLERVTAPSEAEQAAQYQEIADAMRGHPVVIRTLDVGGDKPLAYLPLPKEENPVLGLRGVRVSLRHPDLLRAQLRAILRVKPVGVCRILVPMVTSASEMRAVREIIEEEREALGITERISVGAMIEVPVAAVLADRLAAEADFLSIGTNDLTQYALAMDRGNPHVAAQLDGLHPGVLRLVGQAVEGARKHGRPVAVCGGIASDPRAAPLLIGLGVTELSATPAVVPDLKAFIRTLTLPQCVEVARTALRFESGDEVRALVTSTWPGL, encoded by the coding sequence ATGTCCACGCTGAGGCTCGTGTCACCCGTCGCCGGTTGGGCGACCGGTCTGGAAGAAGTACCGGATCCCGCCTTCGCCCAGCGGATGGTGGGAGATGGCATCGCGGTGGATCCGACGTCGCCCGAGCTGCGGGCGCCCTGCGACGGCGTCATCGTCTCGGTGCATGCCTCCCGCCATGCCTGCACGCTCCGCTCGGACAGCGGCGCGGAGATCCTCCTCCATATCGGTGTCGACACGGTGGACCTGCGGGGCGAGGGCTTCACGGTCCGCGTCCGCGAGGGCCAGAGCGTGCGGACGGGGGAGCTGCTGATCTCCTTCGACATGGATCTGCTGGCCCGTAAGGCGCGCAGCCTGGTGACCAGCATGGTGGTGGTCAACGGTGAGGGCTACACGGTCACCGACCGGGTCCAGGACCGCGCGGTGGCGGTCGGAGATCCGCTCCTGTCGATCGCGGGCCAGGCGCCGGTGGCCCAGGTCCTGGTGAGCACCGAGACGGCGGAGCAGCGGGTGCGCCTGCTCATCCCCCACGGCCTCCACGCCCGCCCCTCCGCCGCCTTCTCGCGGCACGCCCGACTGCACGCGGGCACGGTGACGCTGAGCGGCAAGGAGCGATCGGCCAACGGCAAGAGTGTCGTGGCGCTCATGGGGCTCGGCGCCCGTCACGGGGACACGCTGACGATCACCGTGCGCGGCGAGCAGGCCGAGCGCGTGGCGCGGGAGCTGGCGGAGCTGGTGATCAGCGGGCTGGGAGATCCGGTCCACCCCATCGCCGAGCAGCCGGCCGCCGCCGAGCAGACGCGGGCAACCGAGTCCTCCACCCTGCCCTTCGCTCCCGGCACGGAGGTGCTGCTCAAGGGCACCATCGCGGCCCCGGGCATCGCGGTCGGACACGCCGTCAGGGTCGTGGAAGAGCAGCCCGAGCTCTCCGAGAGCGGCCGGGGCGTGGCGGAGGAGCAGCGCCGCCTGGGTGAGGCCCTCGCCAGCGTGCGGCGGGAGCTCGAGGCGCTGGTCGAGAAGGAGGGGGCGGGTTCCGCGGCGCGGACGGAGATCTTCCGGGCCCACCTCTCCCTGCTGGATGACCCGGAGCTCACCGACGCCGCGAGCCAGCAGATCTCCGCGGGCCGGAGCGCCGCGTGGGCGTGGCGGGCGGCGGTCGAGCAGCATGTGAAGGTGCTGCACGACCTGGACGATCCCCTCCTGGCGGAGCGCGTCGGCGATCTGCGCGACATCGGACGCCGCGTCATCGCGCGGCTGACGGGCAAGGGCGGCTCGCGGGTGCCGGCGGAGCTGCCGCGGGACGCCATCCTGGTCGCCGACGAGCTGCTGCCGTCCGACCTGGCGGCGGTGCCTCCGGAGCGGCTGGCCGCGCTCTGTACGGCGCGCGGAGGCCCGACCTCGCATGTGGCCATCCTGGCCGCGGGCATGGGCATTCCGGCGGTGGTGGCGGTCGGCGACGCGGCCCTTCGGGTACCGGATGGAGCGGCGATGATCGTCGACGGTGACCGGGGCGAGACGCGCGTCTTCCCGCCCAACGAGACGCTCGAGGCCACCGTGCACGCCATCGCCGCCCGCACGGCGCGCCGCGAGGCCAACCTGGCGCATGCGCACGAGGGCTGCCGCACGGCGGATGGCGTGCGCATCGAGGTCTTCGCCAACGTGGGCCGTCCTGGCGACGCGGCGGCGGCCACCGCCAAGGGCGCCGAGGGCTGTGGCCTGCTGCGCACCGAGTTCCTGTTCCTGGAGCGCGTCACCGCGCCGAGCGAGGCCGAGCAGGCCGCCCAGTACCAGGAGATCGCCGACGCCATGCGGGGCCATCCGGTGGTCATCCGGACGCTCGACGTCGGAGGCGACAAGCCGCTGGCCTACCTGCCTCTGCCGAAGGAGGAGAACCCGGTGCTCGGCCTGCGAGGCGTGCGCGTCTCGCTGCGCCACCCCGACCTGCTGCGCGCGCAGCTCCGCGCCATCCTGCGGGTCAAGCCGGTGGGCGTCTGCCGCATCCTCGTGCCGATGGTCACCTCCGCCTCCGAGATGCGCGCGGTGCGGGAGATCATCGAGGAGGAGCGCGAGGCGCTGGGCATCACCGAGCGGATCTCCGTCGGGGCGATGATCGAGGTGCCGGTCGCGGCGGTGCTGGCGGACCGGCTGGCGGCCGAGGCGGACTTCCTCTCCATCGGCACGAACGATCTCACGCAGTACGCGCTCGCCATGGATCGCGGCAATCCGCACGTGGCGGCGCAGCTCGACGGCCTGCACCCGGGTGTGCTGCGGCTGGTGGGGCAGGCGGTGGAGGGGGCACGCAAGCACGGGCGCCCGGTGGCGGTGTGCGGTGGAATCGCCTCGGATCCCCGGGCGGCGCCGCTGCTCATCGGTCTGGGCGTGACGGAGCTGTCGGCGACGCCCGCGGTGGTTCCCGATTTGAAGGCATTCATCCGGACGCTCACCCTCCCCCAGTGCGTGGAGGTGGCGCGGACGGCGTTGCGGTTCGAAAGCGGTGACGAAGTACGAGCTCTGGTGACGAGCACCTGGCCGGGCCTGTGA